From Sinorhizobium sp. RAC02, a single genomic window includes:
- a CDS encoding amino acid ABC transporter permease, producing MALDFSVLLRFQEALAVGLWTTIKLTLICVVLGCSLGFLVGLARTSPSIIVRGIASVYVEFFRGTPVLIQLFWIFFCLPLVLGIELSNLASGVIALTLYMGAITSETFRASLKSVGREQLDACIALGLPRHVQVVNVILPQAVLRAIPTLLSNCVSLFKESALVSAVGMADLMFVGQNISNNTARPVEVLTIVALIYFAIAFPLTRAVTLVEGRILKKLAI from the coding sequence ATGGCGCTCGATTTCTCCGTTCTCCTCCGCTTCCAGGAAGCACTCGCCGTCGGCCTCTGGACGACGATCAAGCTGACGCTGATCTGCGTCGTGCTCGGCTGCTCGCTCGGCTTCCTTGTCGGTCTTGCCCGAACCTCACCGAGCATCATCGTCCGCGGCATCGCCAGTGTCTATGTCGAATTCTTCCGCGGAACGCCGGTGCTGATCCAGCTGTTCTGGATCTTCTTCTGCCTGCCGCTGGTCCTCGGCATCGAACTCTCCAACCTTGCCTCCGGCGTCATCGCGCTGACGCTCTACATGGGCGCCATCACCAGCGAGACGTTTCGGGCGTCGCTGAAATCCGTCGGCCGCGAGCAGTTGGACGCCTGCATTGCGCTCGGCCTGCCGCGCCACGTTCAGGTGGTCAATGTGATCCTGCCGCAGGCGGTGCTGCGTGCCATCCCAACGCTGCTGTCCAACTGCGTCAGCCTGTTCAAGGAAAGCGCGCTCGTCTCGGCCGTCGGCATGGCCGACCTGATGTTCGTCGGCCAGAACATTTCCAACAACACGGCCCGCCCCGTCGAGGTGCTGACCATTGTCGCCCTCATCTACTTCGCCATCGCCTTCCCGCTGACGCGCGCCGTCACGCTCGTCGAAGGCCGCATCCTCAAGAAACTCGCCATCTAG
- a CDS encoding amino acid ABC transporter permease, with the protein MNYTFDFNAVSLGPLIEGLVVTLELTVAANLIGVILGFPLALLIMSRIAVIRWPATLFVEFFRCTPAIVQIVWFFYCVPMLFNVFLGSMTMGILALGLNLMAFNAEAYRAAIQAVPREQIDAGIALGLNPFQRVFHIVLPNALRASIPVLLTNGIVIFQQSALVAIVAVQDLMYQAKTLATETYRPIETFTIAALIYFAVSFPVTQVVGWLERRRQILTT; encoded by the coding sequence GTGAACTATACATTTGATTTCAACGCCGTCTCGCTTGGCCCGCTGATCGAGGGGCTTGTCGTCACGCTGGAGCTGACGGTCGCAGCCAATCTCATCGGCGTCATTCTCGGCTTTCCGCTGGCGCTTTTGATCATGAGCCGCATCGCCGTCATCCGCTGGCCGGCGACGCTCTTTGTCGAGTTCTTCCGCTGCACGCCGGCAATAGTGCAGATTGTCTGGTTTTTCTACTGCGTACCCATGCTGTTCAACGTCTTCCTCGGCTCGATGACGATGGGCATCCTGGCGCTCGGCCTGAACCTCATGGCCTTCAACGCGGAGGCCTACCGCGCCGCCATCCAGGCCGTGCCGCGCGAGCAGATCGATGCCGGCATCGCGCTCGGGCTCAATCCGTTCCAGCGTGTGTTCCATATCGTGCTGCCCAATGCGCTGCGCGCCTCCATTCCCGTGCTTTTGACCAATGGCATTGTCATCTTCCAGCAGAGCGCGCTGGTCGCCATCGTCGCGGTGCAGGACCTCATGTACCAGGCGAAAACGCTCGCGACCGAGACCTATCGACCGATCGAGACCTTCACCATTGCGGCGCTGATCTATTTCGCGGTGTCGTTCCCCGTCACGCAGGTGGTCGGCTGGCTCGAACGCCGCCGCCAGATCCTGACGACCTAG
- a CDS encoding amino acid ABC transporter ATP-binding protein, whose translation MTAASAPLVSIQSLHKSYGPHIQVLKGLDIEMKPGERVVVIGPSGGGKSTLLRVMMGLEKIDSGAITFGGKPYISSSGLETKTLIDTEVRRSIGMVFQHYTLFPHLSVIQNLVLAPCKVRGEKRASATQRAQALLERFGLGAKANAFPAQLSGGQKQRVAIARALMLDPKLMLFDEVTSALDPELVAEVEQVILQLANQNLPMMIVTHDMWFAKNIASRVIFCAGGVVVEDGPPEQVLGAPREERTREFIDRVFHIKQ comes from the coding sequence ATGACCGCCGCATCTGCTCCGCTTGTTTCCATACAGTCGCTGCACAAGAGCTACGGCCCGCACATTCAGGTGCTGAAGGGTCTCGATATCGAGATGAAGCCGGGCGAGCGCGTCGTCGTTATCGGTCCTTCGGGCGGCGGCAAGTCGACGCTGCTGCGCGTGATGATGGGCCTTGAAAAGATCGACAGCGGCGCCATCACCTTCGGCGGCAAGCCCTATATTTCTTCATCCGGCCTGGAGACGAAGACGCTCATCGACACCGAGGTGCGCCGCTCCATCGGCATGGTGTTCCAGCACTACACGCTGTTTCCGCATTTGAGCGTCATCCAGAACCTCGTGCTCGCCCCGTGCAAGGTGCGCGGCGAGAAGAGAGCGAGCGCCACGCAGCGGGCGCAGGCTTTGCTTGAACGCTTCGGCCTCGGCGCCAAGGCGAATGCCTTCCCCGCCCAGCTTTCCGGCGGACAGAAGCAGCGTGTCGCCATCGCGCGTGCGCTGATGCTCGATCCGAAGCTGATGCTGTTCGACGAGGTGACCTCGGCGCTCGATCCGGAACTGGTGGCGGAAGTGGAGCAGGTCATCCTGCAGCTTGCGAACCAGAACCTGCCGATGATGATCGTCACCCACGACATGTGGTTCGCCAAGAACATCGCATCGCGCGTCATCTTCTGCGCCGGGGGCGTGGTCGTCGAGGATGGTCCGCCCGAGCAGGTGCTGGGCGCGCCGCGCGAGGAGCGCACGCGTGAGTTCATCGACCGCGTCTTCCACATCAAGCAATAG
- a CDS encoding transporter substrate-binding domain-containing protein produces MLSKVMTSALRATAALALVAGLSTTTASAQTAEGYWQGVQKSGALRCGAAVAPPYVMRDPASGEYSGFFADLCREFADVLKVKPEFVDTTWDNIVAGLQAGKWDVSLALNRTPARAMAVQFSIPAMEYQISLAYNKDNPKVPAGAAAVADIDKADVTLAVMSGTAQDKAISAAVKNATILRLPGNDETRLAVVSRRADILVDASDTNQLFTQSNPDWAVALNPTPALAKQGVAFGLPHQLVASDVEVVNIFLEERVATGHVDALIKKAVDDVLKASK; encoded by the coding sequence ATGCTTTCGAAAGTGATGACGTCCGCTCTGCGGGCGACGGCCGCGCTCGCCCTGGTGGCGGGTCTTTCGACCACGACCGCCTCGGCCCAGACGGCCGAAGGGTACTGGCAGGGTGTCCAGAAGAGCGGCGCGCTGCGCTGCGGCGCCGCCGTCGCCCCGCCCTATGTGATGCGCGATCCGGCAAGCGGCGAGTATTCCGGCTTCTTCGCCGATCTTTGCCGCGAGTTTGCCGACGTGCTGAAGGTTAAGCCGGAATTCGTCGATACGACCTGGGACAACATCGTCGCGGGCCTCCAGGCCGGCAAATGGGACGTGTCGCTGGCGCTGAACCGCACGCCAGCCCGCGCCATGGCGGTGCAGTTCTCCATCCCGGCGATGGAGTACCAGATCTCGCTTGCCTACAACAAGGACAACCCGAAGGTTCCGGCCGGCGCTGCCGCGGTCGCCGACATCGACAAGGCGGATGTCACACTCGCCGTCATGTCCGGAACCGCGCAGGACAAGGCGATCTCCGCTGCCGTCAAGAATGCGACGATCCTGCGCCTGCCCGGCAATGACGAGACACGCCTTGCGGTCGTCTCCCGTCGTGCGGACATCCTGGTCGATGCCTCCGACACCAACCAGCTCTTCACCCAGTCGAACCCGGATTGGGCCGTCGCGCTCAACCCGACCCCGGCGCTTGCCAAGCAGGGCGTCGCCTTCGGCCTGCCACACCAGCTCGTCGCCTCCGATGTTGAGGTGGTCAACATCTTCCTCGAAGAGCGGGTCGCGACCGGCCACGTGGATGCCCTGATCAAGAAGGCCGTCGACGACGTTCTCAAGGCTTCCAAGTGA
- a CDS encoding GntR family transcriptional regulator, protein MSDEIEMKRVRGTGWKSVYDTLRNEILALILPPGQLLDETTLAERFDMSRSPVREALIRLAGEDLVVTLSNRSTIVAPIEVASFPKYVEALDVAQRMNTRLAAALRTDADLKIIAKRQKEFEAAVKTGQHLKMSEANKQFHMAVAYAGKNAYLASFYERLLNQGQRMLHLHFEYLERTGDGYLLTDEHELMLEAIRAKNVELADELAHAHTRQFQDNFIAFLRENYTTEVSFGPLAAAE, encoded by the coding sequence GTGTCTGACGAAATTGAAATGAAACGGGTGCGCGGCACCGGCTGGAAAAGCGTCTACGATACGCTGCGCAACGAGATCCTTGCGCTGATCCTGCCGCCCGGCCAGTTGCTCGACGAAACGACGCTGGCTGAGCGCTTCGACATGTCGCGCTCGCCGGTGCGCGAGGCGCTGATCCGGCTGGCGGGCGAAGACCTGGTGGTGACGCTCTCCAACCGCAGCACCATCGTAGCACCCATCGAGGTGGCGAGCTTTCCGAAATATGTCGAGGCACTCGACGTTGCCCAGCGCATGAACACCCGGCTTGCCGCGGCGCTGCGCACCGATGCGGATCTCAAGATCATCGCCAAGCGGCAGAAGGAGTTCGAGGCGGCGGTGAAGACCGGTCAGCACCTGAAAATGTCGGAGGCCAACAAACAGTTCCACATGGCCGTCGCCTATGCCGGCAAGAACGCCTATCTCGCCTCCTTCTACGAGCGGCTACTCAACCAGGGCCAGCGCATGCTGCATCTGCATTTCGAATATCTGGAGCGCACCGGCGACGGTTACCTTCTGACGGACGAACACGAGCTGATGCTGGAAGCGATCCGCGCCAAGAATGTCGAACTGGCCGACGAACTGGCGCACGCCCACACGCGGCAGTTCCAGGACAATTTCATCGCGTTCCTGCGCGAAAACTACACCACCGAAGTCTCTTTCGGCCCCCTTGCTGCTGCGGAATGA
- a CDS encoding pyrroline-5-carboxylate reductase — translation MPLPQKIGFIGTGAITDAMVRGLLAEPAAVPHVMVSQRSADISARLAADFPAVLVAGDNQAIVDGCDTVVLAIRPQIAEEVIRPLRFRDGQTVISVVAATGRSALLDWIGADVRLSQAIPLPFVARRKGVTAVYPPDANTAAVFNVLGNAVECETKAEYDLLAAVSALMATYFGIMHRATEWLAENGLPEEKGRAYLAPLFSSLSETTLLADKGTDFIALSHEFATKGGLNEQVFQDFDRKGGTDALKLALDRVLTRITGSA, via the coding sequence ATGCCCCTGCCCCAGAAAATCGGATTCATCGGAACCGGCGCCATCACCGACGCCATGGTGCGCGGCCTTCTCGCGGAGCCTGCGGCCGTGCCGCATGTCATGGTGTCCCAACGTAGCGCCGACATTTCGGCCAGGCTCGCCGCCGATTTCCCGGCCGTGCTCGTCGCCGGCGATAACCAGGCGATCGTCGACGGCTGCGATACGGTCGTGCTGGCGATCCGCCCGCAGATTGCCGAAGAGGTCATTCGCCCCTTGCGGTTTCGCGATGGCCAGACGGTGATCAGCGTTGTCGCTGCCACCGGCCGGTCCGCTTTGCTCGACTGGATCGGCGCGGATGTGCGCCTCTCCCAGGCGATTCCCCTGCCTTTCGTCGCACGGCGCAAAGGCGTTACTGCCGTCTATCCGCCGGACGCGAATACGGCCGCGGTCTTCAACGTGCTCGGCAACGCCGTCGAATGCGAGACGAAAGCGGAATACGATCTGCTCGCCGCGGTCAGCGCCCTGATGGCCACCTATTTCGGCATCATGCACCGCGCGACCGAATGGCTGGCGGAAAACGGCCTGCCGGAGGAAAAGGGCCGGGCCTATCTCGCTCCGTTGTTTTCCAGCCTCTCAGAGACGACGCTTCTCGCCGACAAAGGGACAGACTTCATCGCGCTAAGCCACGAGTTCGCCACTAAGGGCGGCCTGAACGAGCAGGTTTTCCAGGATTTCGACCGCAAGGGCGGAACGGACGCTTTGAAGCTGGCACTGGACCGCGTCCTCACCCGCATCACCGGCTCCGCCTGA
- the ggt gene encoding gamma-glutamyltransferase, translating into MRNFEKPTRSVAVSRQAMAATSHPSATLAALQIMDAGGNAMDAAIAASAVQCAVEPGSTGIGGDCFVLFAPNGSDQVIAYNGSGRTPAALTLDWFTERGLDEVPRQSPASVTIPGAIDAWTRLHADHGRMPFADVLAPAIRFAEDGYGISPRVHRDWSLEETVLAADPTAARIFLPGGRAPRIGEVHRQPELAATLKRIAAEGREGFYTGPVAEDMVTYLRSLGGLHTMEDFAGAQGEYVTPVTTDFRGYTVHECPPNGQGIIALLILNILSRFDAKGDPQSPDRLHIEIEATRLAYAARDAWIADPDKANVPVEEILSDDLADRLAAMIDLRHALTDLPPFDMPLHRDTVYISVVDRDRNAVSFINSVFYSFGTGLVAPRSGVVLHNRGQSFSLKPGHPNVVAALKRPLHTIIPGMVTRGGKVEMPFGVMGGYYQAMGHAHLLSKVFDYGMDLQEAIDLPRVMPRPDGTRVEAECTLPAATADELTRRGFDLVPTEDPIGGAQAIRIDWENGTLIGGSESRKDGIALGL; encoded by the coding sequence ATGCGCAATTTCGAAAAGCCGACGCGATCCGTCGCCGTGTCCCGCCAGGCGATGGCAGCAACCTCGCATCCGTCGGCGACGCTTGCGGCGCTCCAGATCATGGACGCCGGCGGCAATGCCATGGATGCCGCCATCGCCGCCTCGGCCGTGCAATGCGCCGTCGAGCCCGGGTCGACCGGCATTGGCGGCGATTGTTTCGTGCTTTTCGCGCCGAACGGTTCCGACCAGGTCATCGCCTATAACGGATCGGGCCGCACGCCGGCAGCGCTGACGCTCGACTGGTTCACCGAGCGCGGTCTTGACGAAGTGCCCCGCCAGTCGCCCGCGTCAGTGACGATTCCAGGTGCCATCGACGCGTGGACGCGACTCCATGCCGATCACGGCCGGATGCCCTTTGCCGACGTGCTCGCACCGGCCATCCGGTTTGCAGAGGACGGTTACGGCATCAGCCCGCGCGTTCACCGCGACTGGTCGCTGGAGGAGACGGTCCTGGCCGCAGACCCGACCGCCGCGCGCATTTTCCTGCCGGGCGGGCGGGCGCCGCGGATTGGCGAAGTGCACCGCCAGCCGGAGCTTGCCGCGACCCTGAAACGCATCGCCGCCGAGGGGCGCGAGGGCTTCTATACCGGTCCTGTCGCCGAGGACATGGTCACCTACCTGCGCTCGCTCGGTGGGCTGCACACGATGGAGGATTTTGCTGGCGCGCAGGGCGAATACGTCACGCCCGTCACCACCGATTTTCGTGGGTATACGGTGCACGAATGCCCGCCGAACGGACAGGGCATCATCGCGCTCCTCATCCTCAACATCCTGAGCCGCTTCGATGCCAAGGGTGATCCGCAGTCGCCTGACCGGCTCCATATCGAAATCGAGGCGACGCGGCTTGCCTATGCTGCGCGCGATGCATGGATCGCCGATCCGGACAAGGCGAACGTGCCGGTAGAGGAGATCCTCTCGGATGACCTGGCCGACCGGCTGGCGGCGATGATCGACCTTCGCCATGCCCTCACCGACCTGCCGCCGTTCGACATGCCGTTGCACCGCGACACGGTGTATATTTCCGTCGTGGATCGCGACCGCAACGCCGTCAGCTTCATCAACTCGGTGTTCTACAGTTTTGGCACCGGCCTCGTCGCGCCGCGCTCGGGGGTGGTGCTGCACAATCGGGGCCAGAGTTTTTCGCTGAAGCCCGGCCACCCCAACGTGGTGGCGGCGCTGAAACGCCCGCTACACACGATCATTCCCGGCATGGTAACGCGCGGTGGAAAGGTGGAGATGCCCTTCGGCGTGATGGGCGGCTACTATCAGGCGATGGGCCACGCCCATCTTCTTTCCAAGGTCTTCGACTACGGCATGGATCTGCAGGAGGCGATCGACTTGCCACGGGTGATGCCCCGCCCGGACGGAACACGCGTGGAGGCCGAATGCACGCTGCCAGCGGCGACGGCGGATGAGCTGACGCGCCGCGGCTTTGACCTTGTTCCAACAGAGGACCCGATCGGCGGCGCTCAGGCGATCCGCATAGATTGGGAAAACGGAACGTTGATCGGCGGCTCGGAGTCGCGCAAGGACGGCATCGCGCTCGGTCTTTGA
- a CDS encoding LysR family transcriptional regulator, translating into MLDLVQLRSFVMVAQTKSFTLAAERLKLGQSTVSQHLQRLERGLTRRLIDRDTHVVRLTADGEALLPHARQLLALERQAAAQFDADAPRGPFRFGISEDLVSGQLPGLLEDFIADYPSVDLQLSVALSKTLAEMQDRGELDLVMAKRRIGEQRGDAILREPLVWLASDPEAVLAKPVLPLIVFPPPSLTRLLLMEALDRSATPWRIVCSCQSLSGLTAAARAGMGVLVQPRSLAPAGLREIVPPALPPLEDVEFVLVTSRSADHATVTAFSRKVRDRFGKGFALRHETS; encoded by the coding sequence ATGCTTGATCTCGTCCAGTTGCGCAGCTTCGTCATGGTCGCCCAGACGAAAAGCTTTACGCTTGCCGCCGAGCGATTGAAGCTCGGCCAATCGACGGTCAGCCAGCACCTGCAACGGCTGGAGCGCGGGCTGACGCGACGGCTCATCGACCGCGACACCCATGTGGTCCGGCTGACGGCGGATGGGGAGGCGCTGTTGCCACATGCCCGCCAACTTCTCGCGCTCGAGCGGCAGGCGGCCGCACAGTTCGATGCCGATGCACCGCGCGGACCGTTCCGCTTCGGCATCTCCGAGGACCTCGTGAGCGGCCAGTTGCCGGGGCTGTTGGAAGATTTTATCGCCGACTATCCCTCCGTCGATCTCCAGCTTTCCGTCGCGCTCTCCAAGACATTGGCTGAAATGCAGGATCGCGGTGAACTCGACCTCGTCATGGCCAAGCGCCGGATCGGCGAACAGCGCGGCGATGCCATCCTGCGCGAACCGCTCGTCTGGCTCGCCAGCGATCCGGAAGCAGTGCTGGCAAAACCGGTATTGCCGCTCATCGTGTTCCCGCCGCCGAGCCTGACGCGCCTGCTTCTGATGGAAGCGCTGGACCGCAGCGCGACGCCGTGGCGCATCGTCTGCTCGTGCCAGAGCCTCAGCGGCCTGACTGCAGCGGCACGGGCCGGCATGGGGGTGCTCGTCCAGCCGCGCAGCCTGGCGCCCGCCGGCCTTCGCGAGATTGTCCCGCCGGCTTTGCCCCCGTTGGAGGATGTGGAGTTCGTCCTGGTGACATCGCGCTCGGCCGACCACGCCACCGTCACCGCCTTCTCGCGCAAGGTGCGCGACCGGTTCGGCAAGGGTTTTGCCCTGCGACATGAAACATCTTGA
- a CDS encoding bile acid:sodium symporter family protein: MKRLLPDTFTWLLISAVILASLLPISGMAAEWFGVATNIAIALLFFLHGARLSTDVVVAGFLHWRLQLFILVTTFAIFPLLGLGLGLFSPWLIDQPLYLGLLFLCVLPSTVQSSIAFTSIAGGNVPAAICAASTSNILGIFLTPALVALLFSAGGHVGVSFDMVWKIMLQLFLPFIAGQLLQPFIGNWVRSKKTLLTPFDRGSILMVVYLAFSEAVTEGIWQRLAVEDLALLLVIDSLLLAVVLVITSLGGRLLGFNREDRITAVFCGSKKSLASGVPMASVIFAGQSIGAIVLPLMLFHQIQLMVCAWLARVYADRQKALEAKPAPAG; encoded by the coding sequence ATGAAACGTCTTCTTCCCGATACCTTCACCTGGCTCCTCATAAGCGCCGTCATCCTCGCCTCCCTGCTGCCGATCTCCGGTATGGCGGCGGAGTGGTTCGGCGTCGCCACCAACATCGCCATCGCCCTCCTGTTCTTCCTGCACGGCGCGCGCCTCTCCACCGACGTGGTGGTTGCCGGTTTCCTGCATTGGCGCCTGCAACTCTTCATTCTCGTCACGACGTTCGCCATCTTCCCGCTGCTCGGCCTCGGCCTTGGCCTCTTCTCGCCCTGGCTTATCGACCAGCCGCTCTATCTCGGCTTGCTGTTCCTCTGCGTCCTGCCATCGACGGTGCAATCGTCGATCGCCTTCACCTCGATTGCCGGCGGCAATGTGCCGGCCGCGATCTGCGCCGCCTCGACGTCGAACATTCTCGGGATTTTCCTGACGCCCGCCCTCGTCGCGCTGCTGTTTTCCGCGGGCGGCCATGTCGGCGTGTCCTTCGACATGGTCTGGAAGATCATGCTTCAGCTCTTCCTGCCGTTCATTGCCGGCCAGCTGCTGCAACCCTTTATCGGAAACTGGGTGCGCTCGAAAAAGACGCTGCTGACGCCCTTCGACCGTGGCTCCATCCTCATGGTCGTCTATCTCGCCTTCTCCGAGGCGGTGACGGAGGGGATCTGGCAGAGGCTCGCGGTGGAAGATCTCGCCCTCCTCCTCGTCATCGACAGCCTGCTGCTTGCGGTGGTCCTCGTCATCACCAGCCTCGGCGGCAGACTGCTCGGCTTCAACCGCGAAGACCGAATTACCGCTGTCTTCTGCGGCTCGAAGAAGAGCCTCGCCAGCGGCGTGCCGATGGCAAGCGTCATCTTTGCCGGCCAGTCGATCGGCGCAATCGTGCTGCCGCTGATGCTCTTCCACCAGATCCAGTTGATGGTCTGCGCCTGGCTCGCCCGCGTCTATGCCGATCGGCAGAAAGCCCTGGAGGCCAAACCTGCCCCTGCCGGCTGA
- a CDS encoding Lrp/AsnC family transcriptional regulator: MEKTDDIRRNARPMPPSDAMDRKLLAELVEDATLSYAELGKKVGLSAPAAHERVKRLRQRGAIRRVAALIDPQATDKTLLAFVHVDTAGWGKTPALMAIQRFPEVEEVHSVTGDACMLLKVRTDGAQSLERLLGHLYATPGVKATRSYVVLSTYLERPVQAEKTEDWPPFDIPG; encoded by the coding sequence ATGGAAAAAACAGATGACATTCGGCGGAATGCGCGCCCGATGCCGCCATCCGACGCCATGGATCGAAAGCTGTTAGCCGAATTGGTGGAGGACGCGACCCTGAGCTACGCGGAGTTGGGCAAGAAGGTAGGCCTTTCCGCGCCGGCGGCGCATGAACGCGTCAAGCGCTTGCGCCAGCGCGGCGCCATTCGCCGGGTCGCGGCGCTGATCGATCCGCAGGCGACAGACAAGACACTTCTCGCCTTCGTTCACGTCGATACGGCCGGCTGGGGCAAGACGCCTGCGCTGATGGCGATCCAGCGGTTCCCCGAAGTCGAGGAGGTTCACTCGGTAACGGGCGATGCCTGCATGTTGCTAAAGGTTCGCACGGACGGCGCGCAGTCGCTCGAGCGGTTGCTCGGCCATCTCTATGCCACGCCGGGGGTGAAGGCGACGCGCAGCTACGTCGTGTTGTCGACCTATCTCGAAAGGCCGGTCCAGGCTGAAAAGACCGAAGACTGGCCGCCCTTTGATATTCCGGGCTGA
- a CDS encoding MFS transporter, which produces MPLSAIPSIVWTLTGCIGLIGSNSLALGPIAPAMADALGTSVQTVMIASAAFGLGTAGGALALGQLIDRIGPQRMLAITMLLMVFGFAGAGAAVGPEMLIAAQFGLGIAAGVALPAIYTLAAVSGPPGHESRTLGIVLTGWTLSMVGGVPLSALIADTLGWRAFYFILAGAALLTAGALARRTDTKGAAGGLQTPLSALKVQGVLPLLAICACFMASFYGVYAYLGDHLHVDLGMPVSANGLATILYGIGFSAAVLLDRFIDAHIARPLLLSILMILVTAIFLLMFALSGSFVGLLVLMAVWGLANHLGLNVLIMRLTSLDPQQRGAIMGLNSAVTYLALFAGTISLGEVYASQGFRSVVLCAVGLMLAGVAISLIAARRGAAVKRDAERRQPASSQSL; this is translated from the coding sequence ATGCCCTTATCGGCTATACCGTCCATCGTCTGGACGCTGACCGGCTGTATCGGTCTCATCGGGTCGAATTCGCTGGCGCTTGGTCCCATTGCGCCTGCCATGGCAGATGCTCTCGGCACCAGCGTGCAGACAGTGATGATCGCTTCGGCCGCCTTCGGTCTCGGCACGGCCGGCGGCGCGCTTGCCCTTGGTCAACTGATCGACCGCATCGGGCCGCAGCGTATGCTGGCCATCACCATGCTGCTGATGGTGTTCGGCTTTGCCGGCGCGGGAGCAGCCGTCGGCCCGGAAATGCTGATCGCTGCGCAATTCGGCCTTGGCATTGCCGCCGGGGTGGCCTTGCCGGCGATCTACACGCTGGCGGCGGTGTCCGGTCCGCCCGGGCATGAAAGCCGCACGCTCGGCATCGTGCTCACCGGCTGGACCCTCAGCATGGTGGGCGGCGTGCCGCTCTCGGCCCTGATTGCCGACACGCTGGGCTGGCGTGCCTTCTATTTCATCCTCGCCGGCGCCGCCCTCCTTACCGCCGGTGCACTCGCCCGGCGCACGGATACGAAAGGCGCTGCGGGCGGGCTGCAAACGCCGCTTTCGGCTCTCAAGGTGCAAGGTGTCCTACCGCTTCTTGCGATCTGCGCCTGCTTCATGGCGTCCTTCTACGGCGTCTACGCCTATCTGGGCGATCACCTGCACGTCGATCTCGGTATGCCGGTCAGCGCAAACGGCCTGGCGACGATCCTCTACGGCATCGGTTTCAGCGCCGCCGTGCTGTTGGATCGCTTCATCGATGCGCATATCGCCCGCCCGCTGCTGCTTTCCATCCTCATGATCCTGGTCACGGCAATCTTTCTCCTGATGTTCGCACTCTCAGGCAGCTTTGTCGGCCTTCTCGTCCTGATGGCGGTCTGGGGGCTGGCCAACCATCTTGGCCTCAACGTGCTCATCATGCGCCTGACCTCGCTCGATCCCCAGCAACGGGGCGCCATCATGGGCCTCAACAGCGCCGTCACCTATCTCGCGCTCTTCGCCGGTACGATCAGCCTGGGCGAAGTTTACGCCAGCCAGGGTTTCCGCTCCGTCGTGCTCTGCGCGGTCGGACTGATGCTGGCAGGCGTTGCCATCTCCCTGATTGCGGCCCGCCGGGGCGCTGCCGTGAAGAGAGACGCCGAGCGGCGCCAGCCGGCCTCCTCCCAGTCGTTGTAA